The Cryptomeria japonica chromosome 6, Sugi_1.0, whole genome shotgun sequence genomic interval cagttagttgttgctgcaacatattctgattctgctattgataaagatgtacaactctgtttcttacttaaccaagaaactaatctgtttccaagaaagaatgctccatcggtggttcttttcctatcatccacatctcctgcccaatttgcatctatgtatgcacatagatcaaagttttcatctctaggataccataatccaagatttatagtgccttgtaagtaccggaaaatcctttttattgctgattcatgattttctctaggattactttgaaatcttgaaacaatacatactgcattcataatatcaagtctggtttgtgtcaaatacaataaacctcctatcatagatttgtatctagttgtattaacagatgtagattcatccctttgagataatttgtcatttgtagtcataggtgtgcttactggtttagagttctccatcccaaatttatttagtaactcttttaagtacttggattgactcaagaatatacctttatcagtctatgaaatctacaatcctaaaaagaattttatttcaccaatcatagacatttcaaattcttgctgcattttaatagaaaattccttacataatccatcttctcctccaaagattatatcatcaacaaatacttctataatcaagatgtgatcattagttattttgtaatataaattgttgtctgcatttcctctagtaaaaccaatctttaaaagatacttatccaatcttgcataccaagctcttggagcttgttttaatccatacagagcttttcttaacctgcaaaccatatcattgtcatctgtcaaagaaaatccatcaggttgttcaatgtatacttcctcttcaagatctccattcaaaaatgcacatttaatagccatttgataaactttgtagttcttgtgagttgcaaaagccaagaatatcccttacacactagtcttgctttatttctgacaaccttaccatcttcattaagtttgtttctgaatacccatttggttccaattacatttttatctttaggctggggaactaatgtccaagtgttatttttctcaatttgttctaattcttcttccatagctttaatccaaaatttatattcacatgcctcattaatagatgatggttcaatttgagaaataagacatacctcttcatttgccaatcttcctcttgtcataactcctttaaatttgtttccaattatctgatctttagaatgattcaattttacataccgaggtgtctttgtttgttgttgttcttcaattactgtggaatcctcaaatgGTACTGGAgtagctggatcttcattctatactggtggattcagtgtaggttcatttgtcaaaaattttgttgccggttcagagtctatataccttgaagttcctctgaattgttcatcaatctttacatttgtactctcaacaattttctagaatcttttgttaaaacatctatatgcttttctcttagatgaataaccaagaaatattccttcatcacttctaggatcaaatttgtcaatatactcatctcttctgatataacatttacttccaaaaattctgaaatacttaagagtaggagtattaccaaaccatagttcatgaggggtcttaccggtttcacctttgatgtgaactttgttgaatgtatagactgttgtgctgattgcttctctccaatatacatgtggtaggtttgcttctgataacatacttcttgctgcatccaagatagttctatttttcctttcaacaactacattCTGCTAtcgtgtccgaggtgttgatagctgtcttctgattccattcacttcagagaatgtattaaattccttagatgtgaattctcctccttgatctgatcttaaacatttgaattTCTTACCGAttttattttcaaccattgctttgaacagtttgaactttccaagtgcttctgatttttctctgagaaaagtaacccaacacattctagaatagtcatcaatgattagcatgaaatatctatcaccttgtaagtttttagttctagctagaccacataaatcagtgtgaatcaaatcaagagcattattggatttttctggaatacttttgaaactagctctaacttgttttccaaattgacattccttacatattgtattctgaggtttgacaattttaggtagatctctaactgccttagtagtactgatcttgaccatgcaatcaaagtttacatgacagagtctcttattccataaccaactttcatctatatgtggaatcaagcatgtcttttcactgttattcaaatgaaagatattacctctagtctgattaccggttgcaatttctaaactagttctattcatgattttgcattttccattcttaaattgtaattgaaatcctttctcaactaattgaccaacacttaaaagattattctttaatccttcaacatagtaaacattgtcagtgttatgcttaccatcaagagatattgtacccttacctttgattgaacaagctttgtcatctccaaatcttactaagcctccattttattcttgaaagttcaagaatttacctttatcttttgtcatatgatgtgagcatcctgaatcaatgatccattcatcctttacttcaactttagctgctagggcttgttctaccggttgagtagtaggtgccgattgatcttctgttatagcgaaaaaaacccatccattgtctattggatcctcatcagaatcatcagtcacaccttcatcaacaatgtaacaagatttgtctttattcttcttaaatctgtatctttgatataaggggattaggcttgtatgttcttctagcttcttctcttagtctagcatgtctatcagggcatctcgaagccatatgaccaatcttattgtagttaaaacatttaaagggtgctttaccttcatacttacttccaactggacctttaggcatttttcttgcaaatagtgcttcaagttcttcaagttcttcattttctttcctactttcttcaagttctcttgcataaaaggctttccaatcagatttgtcaaatgatggagcaaataatgttgatgctttaaaggccaaatctatctttatagtagcaacaagaccaaattcttcaatttcaaaagatgaaagttttccaatcaatgtatccctagttgctgatgtattaggcattgttctcaactcatttatagcagtaaccttcattttgtatgtcggtggcaatcctcttaaaacttttgaaacaatttcatcatcacttaaggttcctccacaacatttaatacccaaaacaatttcatttactctttccataaaagcagaaatcctttcatcttcttccattttcagatgttcatacttgacccggaagctttcaagttttgcaattttgactgtcgaatctccttcattcagtgtttccaaatgatcccaaatagctttagcagtagacctatctaatagtcccatgattttttgatctgataatggactcaaaagtgcttctcttgttttgcaatcattttcctcatcttttgtcaagttagctagactgggctgaccaggtacaACAATGGTATAactattctttgtaacttcccaaatgtcttttccaatgcaattcagatgtgtctcgattctgatcttccatatgccatagttggttccatcaagtttaggattgtccttcctgaaatatttagtagacattggatctcctcaagctgttaaacttctgcaaaagaggactatgctctgataccaattgttaggtcccggagacaactgagaggggggggtgaattagttgtcaactaaattcaaaccaaaaacaacttaaccaacttaaagcttaatactggtaaaccagttaagtatgtcagtagacagtgttaacaattaattgctatactggtaaagattaatgcatgaaacataaagacaaagtcatccacaacacataacaccaatatttgtatgtggaaaccctgtaaggggaaaaaccacagtgggaaaccttacccacaatcagatgatactactacagatagtaagtgtacataaatggggtctgcacatgcagaaaggccaagcgcctagagctcactgcccgatcacaaaatgggagtcacactaactacagttggatggttaaatccaataagaatgtactgctcaaaatatcatcttcatatgctggattcaatatcggtgtaatgctgatatgctttcacaaaaacctagcttcaccttcaaatgatgtcttcatgtatagctctgcttaatctcgcatataccttcacacaatcctttttcacattccacatttgatcttacaaataagatcttacatttataccataacctaagaccaattttagtaggtcaactctacaagatattacaataaaaacattttacaaataatataacatccgatgcaataaccgattgaacatgtcggcttaatgcatttacaacaataattaatcatctccatagcatgccatgttgatctggaaaagataaacctgctggtgtaaccctagacctatttgccaataatagcaaatatgcaactatgaatataccaatgattaattcattaagataaaatGTCCActcgatgtctttgatattaccaagggttttccatatcattccaagtgctgatgatcattatatcctgccggtgaaccatataccagtaactatgcaatagttacttgcttgctggtgaatgttgctggatctccaaagtgctagtgttttagtaggtgttgacatcaatgacaaaaccataccaaaataccaacacataccacagagaggagaagagcaatggaagcaatacacgatcttgggatagggagttttgatttgatttgattattttaattcctatttgcttgattgtgttatttcattgtctatttgttaagattctttcattagatagggattcgtgatttctcttgtttctaattgattattttGTTTTTTAAGATGAATTCTAACACACGTATACACCTTTCTTTTGACCTTCAACAGAAGTGCCTCTAATAATctttcttgattctctatttttcTGCTCTtcacttttgtcttttatttttctttaatctcCTCTTCACCcctaatcattttttattttgtctCTTATGTAGTTTTATGCCTACTTGGGCAACATTTTATGCGTACCTACAAAAATGGCTTCGTTGCGGCCTCCTATATTTTCTCTATTCTTTAACCTCTATTTTTTATAGAGCAGCTTCATCTGCACACCTCCTATTTTTTGTTTACTTACACCTTCAACAACTACCCATCACCTCTAACTTTACTTCTATTTCAACTACGTACCCTAAAGATTTTCCCTCCAGAAGGGAAATTCAAAAATAATCTTCTTTGAGCCACTAAATGATATTTCTTGTCTATTCTATTTAGATTGGTAGCCTACCATATTGAATGCCACTTTCCTTGTTTTCTCAACAACCTCTGTGATCCGGTCTTACTTTACACACAATCCTCATTTGGGAAGTGATCGATCAACTGCAACACTGTTCTACATTTACTCCATTTCTTGTTTGTTGTGTAGACTGAAAAATAATCTATGATTCGTATGCTCTTAAATTCATGGACCTGTCAACAAATATTCTACTCATATATCCTTCACATGTCACTTAGTCACATGGTGGATGGTGGGGCACATCAACAAATCCCTCTGCTCACAAAAGGTCCACGTGTAAAAGAAATCCATGTTGGATTCACAGGCGGCGTGCTGAGCTTGGTGTATCCAGTGGTATGACTAACATCACGTGCTATGTGCATCTCCTTATTTTACCGCAGTTCTGAAAGTAGTTGGGTGGTCACTTCATGTGAACCTACGGAGTTGTGGAAGTTGATAATGTGTTGACCGTTGACTACAGGATCGTGGTGATAATTTAGCTAACATAATGTGTTATGTGCACTGCATACCATCCACTTAGGTCGAGGTGGGGTCCACCCACCTAATCAATGGTTATCGTTGCACCATGGCCTCCTTTTCTCTTTCACATAATCTACCCATGGATGAACACCCACTGTTAGATCTATTAGCGATAGAACTTTTCCATGTGGATGTTTGGAGATCATACTGATAACACGATGTGTTGTGCTATCCCTATAACAGTGCATGACTAGCACATGTTATTGCATTAATGCAACTGCACTTTTTCTGAGTTAGATTTGTTTGCCCAAAGATTTCACCACTCTATAGCCTCCATCTTCTTTGTCCAAAAGCATGACCAAGTAAACTTCCAATTTTCATCTCTATCTTTTCTATGGCCTTTCACAAAATGTCTTTGTTGAATCCATGCTTGTTCAACCTGCACATATACACAAAAATCTTCTCACCTTTGTCAAACTAAGACAACACTACCTCTATCAATCTAATCTGCACAAACTTCCATGCTTGTCATCTTTGTCTTCCTTGCATCTTTGTCTAGTGGTTGTAAGGCTATCACTTTGCACTTTCTCTATCAAGCTACACTTGTTCTATGTGGCACTTATCATCTCTACATCTTTTTCCAATGCATCTGCTCaattgttgatatcaatgacaatctaatgcaaACAAGGTGCGGCTCACTACTAGTTGGGGCTCACTGCCTAAGAACAAAAAGGCTCACTATCAGATAATAGGCTTACAACcgaaatacaaaaattaaactattAGAGTTGCATTTACATATGCATGAATTACAATTTTCTTGAAGTGCATGTTGCTTTTTACATCCACTGTACATACACTGCATAATAATATCCACATCTACAAAGTCTTCACATATGCATTATGTACAcaatagttgtttttcaacaaccatatCTCTAACTTGCAAAACAAATGGTTATATATATCTGCACCAAATATTCTGGTAAGTGGGCTCACATGCAACAACTAAATGTCTTCATAAGATGTCGTCTTCAATCTTCATCCAAAAGACCTTGTAGAACACGCCTTCAATATATCTGGATAGGACTGGATAGGACTGGATCCAAACTTGCCTAGTAGATATTCGCCTTCATCATGTTCGGATGGGACCAAACCCAAAATACCTTTCGATAAAGTAGATACTGGACCTCAAAACTACATGAAGTAAACATACATACATTGCATGACAAAGGAGCTAAGAAACGGATCAATAACATAAACTGAAACACACAGCCAGACCAAAACATACATGCCAAACCaaacaacatcaatgacaacaagctAACACTAATATTATGGACCATGTTGTTGTCAATGAGTGGGGAGAAGCCAAATGACCCTTTTCTTCATCCATGATAAGGGTCATTGATCTTGTTACATATAGTTTTGCtatgttttgtaatatttttatagaCTTTTGTTCCTACATGATACATTTTAGTAAATACTttaatattattgttattttgaatgatggttttttttttgttataaatttgTTATTCTAATTATTAAGTCATGAGAACTACTTCTTGAAATGTATTAGACTGATTATACCGTCAAAATGTATCATTTAGTCATACAATTCAATCTCACTTgacttctttttattattttttcttagaAATTACTCTAGAATTTTGTCTCATAATTCTTCATGAGCAATAAGTCAtccttataattttaaaattagaatttttatctTTCCATATTTATTCATCTATCACCATTTTCTAAAGTTTcttacaaaataaaaaagattcaacataaacactagatcattcattttttattataattttatttaaaattttaaaatataaaattaaatatttatttttttatatatcaaatgAGGGATTAGAATCATACCATATTATATTAAAATTGAGAATTCAAAATTAATACATAATAAGTTTCTTTGTATGTATACCATCAAGGTAAGGCTTAAACTAAAAGACAAGTGAGGCAATTAGAATTACTGAAATATGCTTCCTTGCAATCTAAGCATTGTCTACAATGTCATTTACTTTAAGACACTATTAAAAAAAGGAGAACAACCATATAATTATGGGAATTTCCTATACTATGAACATGACATTAAATAGAAACATATGATTTGTCAAAACTACCATTGTGGTCAAGGTCATAAGTGCCATCTACCTTCTTTTTCAAGTCTGGACACTTCATAAAGAATTCTTACAAAAGTTTAACTAGTTGGGGATGACCCCACACCATAGCGGTTAGCTGCAAGCCTCTTACATGGGAGGTCTTAAGTTCAAATCTCAAAGCACTgttcaaaaaaataaaagaaagaagtttAACTAGTTGCCACATCGAAGAAATGATCAATGGACAAGTTTTAATTAATAAGAtgactttttattttaaaaaaatattaaatggaccgaagccgataagatgtacatataaataaaataattttgatattttaatatattttcgtaatagatatatttaagatatctatactaaccTATTTATATTAAGatattataaaaattgaaaaaaataaaaaataaaataaaattcttataaaaaaataattttaaaaaatattaatttatgcaCAATCTTTTATATAATCTTAATATTAAAAAACCAATAAAATTGTATAAAAACCTCATAATatactaaaattaaaatttttccttaatctataaatataaacatatataacATAAGAAATGAAACATAACATTTACAACTTCTAAATAAAAAACACTAAATTCAAATACTCCACATATCTTAAAACACACACAGAAATAAAATTTatacaaacaaaaattgaaaaaataaagatcCATTACATAAAATTTATTATCAACAATGTTGACAATCCCCTAGCCTAAAAGCCCTTGTTAACCCCATTATTACTTTCCATGTATTTAGCCTGGTCATCATCATCCTTGATAATTCTTTTCCAGTACCAGTGCTTCTCCCATTCAAACCTCGTTTCTTTAATGGGAATGCCCTTTGTTTCAGGAAGAACTAAGAAGATAAAAACGCTCATGAGGAATACCGGGCTTGCAAAGAGGAGGAAAATGCCATAATTCAAGTTGCAAAGGAGCACCAGAAACAACTGTGCAATAATGGCGGTAAACAAGAGATTCATGCTAACCACCATGGCTTGACCTGCTGAGTGAGTCTCCAATGGAAATAATTCACTGGGAACCAGCCACCCTAGCGGGCCCCATGACCACCCAAATGCTACAGTGAATAAGCAAATCAGTAAAACAATTCCCACGACCATCTAAAATTGCTagtcctccatccaaaccttccaagtctattcctccattaccttcttcatccattttgggcccttatgtcccaaaatcccaagctattcctccatccaaatctcaatatccaaaatacatttttcctccatcaatccaccacccatcaaggtgtgtgccaatgtcaatcttgccttcgtttccgtccactgaagcccaattcttccaataccctatcgattatccaatgcatattttccatccttcgatccctttgatccaatcctttgcataaatcctcaccttaatttcatctcattttccatgtccttatcctaccaatgtctttgagcatacttttaaaggtcatggtccattttttttcaaggctactgtccaaaaaaaaaaaagatgcttgagtcctttttccatcccctatcatgtgtccatcttttaTTGAAAAggtcaaaatacaaaaataaaagtgaaaagaaaaaaaaaagtgaaaataaaaaaagacaaaagaaaaaaataaagaaaaataattcgtccactggtgaaaacctggcaaacaagcgctttggacaagtaccatgatgaaaacctggcaaataggcatcatgtgtaatccatgaacttcttgcacaccacacttgggggcaggtttcctccttcatatcatattgcccttcattatcctatcgaacccctatcattaccctccattatcctattgtccctcatgtccatttcttctttccacctttgatcttgacaaggttgaggatcttcatgagcatcatgcatcttgtttgcagcttttagtccatcatagcttttggtctttatccatttgcttattataacctttcatccatattccctggcttattgcaactttctgccactatcctgtatcctatctcgaccttcagtccatgtcccttatccattcttggtcttgcttatcctatccatacactctttctgtcccttgatcttgatctaacataaggatgcaaaatttaaacatggtttcaaaaacctcttgacatgtcgctcgtgccatgtcactgctttacattgtcatatccagtctcttgtcccatcacgtaatagcccttgaaaattgtatctacattgtctccataataaaaggcctttgtcttccctctatccaccaacatttttgaaagcctatttattcacctgtcatattccttgccttgctagacattgggggcaaaatcataaataatcataaaaaattgaaaaatgtcctgaaataaatcataaaaattgaaaactgtccttaaataattcaaaaaaaat includes:
- the LOC131876504 gene encoding sugar transport protein 7-like produces the protein MVVGIVLLICLFTVAFGWSWGPLGWLVPSELFPLETHSAGQAMVVSMNLLFTAIIAQLFLVLLCNLNYGIFLLFASPVFLMSVFIFLVLPETKGIPIKETRFEWEKHWYWKRIIKDDDDQAKYMESNNGVNKGF